One Pseudonocardia abyssalis DNA segment encodes these proteins:
- a CDS encoding haloacid dehalogenase type II, with product MVHRPHTVAFDVVETLISLEPLRARFVEIGLPDSTLERWFDRMLRDGMALTLSGDYEPFPAVGKAALRVIGGGRLSDEDVTHVMDGFATLPAQPDAEQAMRVLTEAGIDVVCLSNGARETTEAFLERSGLDRFVEQVISVADVRMWKPPRAVYDHALSRIGRPAEEVALVAVHAFDCHGAHAAGLTTGWAGRLERHYAEIFTRADVLGEDLVDVAKALTALPAR from the coding sequence GTGGTCCACCGCCCGCACACCGTCGCCTTCGACGTCGTGGAGACCCTGATCTCGCTGGAGCCGTTGCGCGCGCGGTTCGTCGAGATCGGGCTGCCCGACTCGACGTTGGAGCGGTGGTTCGACCGGATGCTGCGCGACGGCATGGCCCTGACCTTGTCCGGGGACTACGAGCCGTTCCCGGCGGTCGGCAAGGCCGCGCTGCGCGTGATCGGCGGCGGTCGGCTCTCCGACGAGGACGTGACGCACGTGATGGACGGGTTCGCGACGCTGCCCGCCCAGCCCGACGCCGAGCAGGCCATGCGGGTGCTCACCGAGGCAGGGATCGACGTGGTGTGCCTGAGCAACGGGGCCCGGGAGACCACCGAGGCGTTCCTGGAGCGCAGCGGCCTGGACCGGTTCGTCGAGCAGGTGATCAGCGTGGCCGACGTGCGGATGTGGAAGCCGCCGCGCGCGGTCTACGACCACGCGCTGTCCCGGATCGGCCGCCCGGCGGAGGAGGTGGCGTTGGTGGCGGTGCACGCCTTCGACTGCCACGGCGCGCACGCGGCCGGGCTGACCACCGGGTGGGCCGGGCGGTTGGAGCGGCACTACGCGGAGATCTTCACCAGGGCCGATGTGCTCGGCGAGGACCTGGTGGACGTGGCCAAGGCGCTCACGGCCCTGCCCGCCCGCTGA
- a CDS encoding CDP-alcohol phosphatidyltransferase family protein, protein MFDARARRLLEHPLDRAAAALDVAAVTPDRITAAGLVLGLGSAGAAAAGLWTAAVLLWLASRLADGLDGPLARRRRTRGEVDAGAGGFFDITADFTVYGATVVGVAVGSSAELGGGPLWPFLLVLLAYYINGAAFLAFSSIAERTGATIDDGRSLSFLGGLAEGGETIVVHTVWLLFPFWAPQIAVVWAALVGVSAAHRIVAGYRALR, encoded by the coding sequence ATGTTCGACGCCCGGGCCCGCCGGCTGCTGGAACACCCGCTGGACCGCGCGGCCGCCGCGCTCGACGTCGCGGCCGTCACCCCGGACCGGATCACCGCCGCCGGACTGGTGCTCGGCCTGGGCAGCGCCGGGGCCGCCGCGGCCGGCTTGTGGACCGCGGCAGTGCTGCTGTGGCTGGCCTCCCGGCTCGCCGACGGGCTGGACGGCCCGCTCGCCCGGCGCCGGCGCACCAGGGGTGAGGTCGACGCGGGAGCGGGTGGGTTCTTCGACATCACCGCGGACTTCACCGTCTACGGCGCCACCGTCGTCGGGGTTGCGGTAGGCAGCAGCGCCGAGCTCGGCGGCGGACCACTGTGGCCGTTCCTGCTGGTGCTGCTTGCCTACTACATCAACGGTGCGGCGTTCCTGGCGTTCTCCTCCATCGCCGAGCGCACCGGCGCCACGATCGACGACGGCCGGTCGCTGTCGTTCCTGGGGGGTCTCGCCGAGGGCGGGGAGACGATCGTGGTGCACACCGTGTGGCTGCTGTTCCCGTTCTGGGCTCCGCAGATCGCGGTGGTGTGGGCCGCGCTGGTGGGCGTGAGCGCCGCCCACCGGATCGTGGCGGGTTACCGCGCGCTGCGGTGA
- a CDS encoding bifunctional alpha/beta hydrolase/OsmC family protein, which yields MTRVRHTIGGAGAPLAAHLDLPARPPLGLALLAHCFTCSKDHRATTRTARGLTARGIGVLRLDFTGLGESGGEFGDSTFSMNVEDLVRAADWLRAEVGAPTLLVGHSLGGAAVIAAASRIPEVRAVATIGAPFSPDHVTHLFDPHPFDGARPEIEVGGTAVVHIGGRPFQVRRAFLDDIADQPQHSRLAALDRPLLVLHAPDDDIVDVGNARSILDAAGPTASFVALDGADHLLTRPADADRVAAIIAAWAAPYLDQAQLDRTAPEPGTVEVSENGVGRFTQRIRTAQHEWSADEPPSAGGLGSAPDPYQLLLSALGACTTMTMRMYAERKGWDLRRSTVTLTHDKLHAADCVSCETDTGRLDRIVRAIHLDGDLDDTQRAALLAIADRCPVHRTLHSEIVVETDAV from the coding sequence GTGACACGTGTCCGACACACCATCGGCGGCGCCGGAGCCCCGCTCGCCGCCCACCTCGACCTGCCGGCGCGACCACCGCTGGGGCTCGCCCTGCTGGCGCACTGCTTCACCTGCAGCAAGGACCACCGGGCCACGACGCGGACCGCCCGCGGCCTCACCGCCCGCGGCATCGGAGTGCTCCGCCTGGACTTCACCGGGCTGGGCGAGTCCGGTGGGGAGTTCGGCGACTCGACGTTCTCGATGAACGTCGAGGACCTCGTACGAGCCGCCGACTGGCTGCGGGCCGAGGTCGGCGCACCGACCCTGCTCGTCGGGCACTCGCTGGGCGGTGCCGCCGTCATCGCCGCGGCCTCCCGGATCCCGGAGGTGCGGGCCGTGGCGACGATCGGCGCCCCGTTCTCCCCCGACCACGTGACGCACCTGTTCGACCCACACCCGTTCGATGGGGCCCGTCCGGAGATCGAAGTCGGCGGGACCGCCGTGGTGCACATCGGCGGGCGCCCGTTCCAGGTCCGGCGCGCCTTCCTCGACGACATCGCCGACCAGCCCCAACACAGCCGCCTCGCCGCGCTCGACCGCCCGCTGCTGGTGCTGCACGCCCCCGATGACGACATCGTCGACGTCGGCAACGCCCGGTCGATCCTCGACGCCGCCGGGCCGACGGCGTCGTTCGTCGCCCTCGACGGCGCCGACCACCTGCTCACCCGGCCCGCCGACGCCGACCGGGTCGCCGCCATCATCGCCGCCTGGGCCGCGCCCTACCTCGACCAGGCCCAGCTCGACCGGACGGCCCCGGAGCCGGGCACCGTCGAGGTGAGCGAGAACGGTGTCGGCCGGTTCACCCAGCGCATCCGCACCGCGCAGCACGAGTGGTCTGCCGACGAACCGCCGTCCGCCGGTGGTCTCGGCAGCGCCCCCGACCCCTACCAGCTGCTGCTCTCCGCCCTCGGAGCGTGCACGACCATGACCATGCGGATGTACGCCGAGCGCAAGGGGTGGGACCTGCGGCGCAGCACCGTGACCCTCACCCACGACAAGCTGCACGCCGCGGACTGCGTCTCCTGCGAGACCGACACCGGCCGGCTCGACCGGATCGTCCGCGCGATCCACCTCGACGGAGACCTCGACGACACCCAGCGCGCGGCGTTGCTGGCGATCGCCGACCGCTGCCCGGTGCACCGCACCCTGCACTCCGAGATCGTCGTCGAGACCGACGCGGTGTGA
- a CDS encoding carboxymuconolactone decarboxylase family protein — MPRVPVHTLDDAPEQTRPTLETLSKKMGKLLNIHALMAHSPVVLATYAAMQEAIATHGTFDGKTREAIALAVGAADNCDYCQSAHTLGGKAAGLDADTMLAARAGRPTGDDRLDTLLAVAREATLDVGAVQDGTWKQAQAAGWSDQELTEAFAHIAANLYTNYFNHYVGTELDVPQAPAV; from the coding sequence ATGCCCCGCGTTCCCGTCCACACCCTCGACGACGCCCCCGAGCAGACCCGACCCACGCTCGAGACGCTGAGCAAGAAGATGGGCAAGCTGCTCAACATCCACGCCCTGATGGCGCACTCCCCCGTCGTCCTCGCCACCTACGCCGCCATGCAGGAGGCCATCGCCACCCACGGCACCTTCGACGGGAAGACCCGCGAGGCCATCGCCCTCGCGGTCGGCGCGGCCGACAACTGCGACTACTGCCAGTCCGCGCACACCCTCGGCGGCAAGGCCGCGGGCCTCGACGCCGACACCATGCTCGCGGCCCGGGCCGGACGACCGACCGGTGACGACCGGCTCGACACCCTGCTCGCCGTCGCCCGCGAGGCCACCCTCGACGTGGGCGCCGTGCAGGACGGCACCTGGAAGCAGGCCCAGGCCGCCGGCTGGAGCGACCAGGAGCTCACCGAGGCGTTCGCCCACATCGCCGCCAACCTCTACACCAACTACTTCAACCACTACGTCGGCACCGAGCTGGACGTCCCCCAGGCCCCGGCCGTCTGA
- a CDS encoding SRPBCC family protein, with the protein MATLRTHLTIDRPADEVWSVVSDAGSISAWFPMVATSEAGGGERHCMLDGDVPLDEEIVTNDAELRRFQYRIVGGGVPVESHLGTVDVLEQGGASLVVYSTEVTPDEVAGTLGPAIEDGLRGLKSYCESRG; encoded by the coding sequence ATGGCAACCCTGCGTACCCACCTGACGATCGACCGCCCGGCCGATGAGGTGTGGTCGGTGGTGAGCGATGCCGGCAGCATCTCGGCGTGGTTCCCGATGGTGGCGACCTCGGAGGCAGGTGGCGGCGAGCGGCACTGCATGCTCGACGGCGACGTCCCGCTCGACGAGGAGATCGTCACCAACGACGCCGAGCTGCGCCGGTTCCAGTACCGGATCGTCGGTGGCGGGGTCCCGGTGGAGTCGCACCTGGGCACGGTCGACGTGCTCGAGCAGGGCGGCGCCAGCCTGGTCGTCTACAGCACCGAGGTCACCCCCGACGAGGTCGCGGGCACCCTCGGCCCGGCGATCGAGGACGGCCTGCGCGGGCTCAAGTCCTACTGCGAGTCGCGCGGCTGA
- a CDS encoding TVP38/TMEM64 family protein — MPSTRPDRWWIRPLILVGVLGIGVAVAVSVGVPPVEDVRTWVDGVGWLGPLLFAALYAVLALTPAPATVLSIAAGVLFGLAGGLAVVMAGALLSAVGAFGLSRGLGRRAVERVDNDRLRRLDALLRRRGLLAVIGVRLVPLLPFNALNYLCGLTAVRTRDYVAGTAVGILPGATAFVAIGAFGTEPGSLPFLLAVGGLVALSVAGLVVARRRRAEPAT, encoded by the coding sequence GTGCCGAGTACCCGACCCGACCGCTGGTGGATCCGGCCGCTGATCCTGGTGGGCGTGCTCGGGATCGGCGTCGCCGTGGCGGTTTCCGTCGGAGTGCCTCCGGTGGAGGACGTCCGCACCTGGGTGGACGGAGTGGGCTGGCTCGGTCCCCTCCTCTTCGCCGCGCTCTACGCGGTACTGGCCCTCACCCCGGCCCCGGCCACCGTTCTCAGCATCGCCGCCGGGGTGCTGTTCGGGCTGGCCGGCGGGCTCGCCGTCGTCATGGCCGGCGCCCTGCTCAGCGCGGTCGGGGCGTTCGGGCTGTCCCGCGGCCTGGGGCGGCGCGCCGTGGAGCGGGTCGACAACGACCGGCTGCGCCGCCTCGACGCGCTATTGCGCCGCCGCGGCCTGCTCGCCGTGATCGGCGTGCGGCTGGTGCCGCTGCTGCCGTTCAACGCGCTCAACTACCTGTGCGGCCTCACCGCCGTCCGCACCCGTGACTACGTGGCGGGCACCGCGGTCGGGATCCTGCCCGGGGCCACCGCCTTCGTCGCGATCGGTGCGTTCGGAACCGAGCCGGGCTCGCTGCCGTTCCTGCTCGCCGTCGGCGGGCTCGTCGCGTTGTCGGTGGCCGGGCTCGTCGTCGCTCGCCGCCGCCGGGCCGAACCGGCCACCTGA
- a CDS encoding dihydrolipoyl dehydrogenase family protein: MTSSALPPPPDGSAWDLLVVGGGTAGLVGARTAASFGASVLMVERDRPGGDCLWTGCVPSKALLAAASAAADARGAARLGVHVDGVRVAFDEVMAHVRAAIATIEPVDSPEAMRAADVVYAAGSARFTGLATAEVDGRRLRFRQALVATGSDPSLPPIPGLAETDPLTSDSVWDLTERPDRLVVLGGGTIGCELGQAFARLGSTVTIVEAADRILGNEDPDAARLVTDGLARDGATVLTGTPVTAVDGAEVVLGDGRRIPADRVLVAVGRRPDTRGLGLDAAGVATDDRGFVAVDAYLRTSNPRIWAAGDVTGHPQFTHVAGVHGSTAASNAVLGVRRAAEVTAVPRVTFTSPEVASVGVPAESDGTTTRTRRHDEVDRAIAEGRTVGFTRLVLDRRGHIVGATVVGPRAGETLAELTLAVHRGLRARDLAGVMHPYPTWGDGPWNAAVAEVREQLAGPVARRATHAATALRRRWLDRGAGSHRSAR, encoded by the coding sequence ATGACCTCATCAGCCCTCCCGCCGCCGCCCGATGGGAGCGCGTGGGACCTGCTCGTCGTCGGCGGCGGCACCGCGGGCCTGGTCGGGGCGCGCACGGCGGCGTCGTTCGGGGCGTCGGTGCTGATGGTGGAGCGCGACCGGCCGGGCGGGGACTGCCTGTGGACGGGCTGCGTCCCGAGCAAGGCGCTGCTCGCCGCGGCGTCGGCCGCGGCGGACGCCCGCGGCGCGGCCCGGCTCGGGGTGCACGTCGACGGGGTCCGGGTCGCGTTCGACGAGGTGATGGCCCACGTGCGGGCCGCGATCGCGACGATCGAGCCCGTGGACTCGCCGGAGGCGATGCGCGCCGCGGATGTCGTGTACGCGGCCGGGAGCGCGAGGTTCACCGGCCTGGCGACGGCCGAGGTCGACGGCCGGCGGCTGCGCTTCCGGCAGGCGCTGGTCGCCACCGGATCGGACCCGTCGCTCCCACCGATCCCCGGGCTCGCCGAGACTGACCCGCTGACCAGCGACTCGGTATGGGACCTGACCGAGCGGCCCGACCGGCTCGTCGTGCTCGGCGGCGGCACGATCGGATGCGAGCTGGGACAGGCCTTCGCCCGCCTCGGCAGCACCGTCACGATCGTCGAGGCCGCCGACCGGATCCTGGGCAACGAGGACCCCGACGCCGCCCGGCTGGTGACCGACGGGCTGGCCCGCGACGGCGCGACGGTCCTCACCGGGACCCCGGTCACCGCCGTGGACGGGGCAGAGGTGGTGCTCGGCGACGGGCGTCGGATCCCCGCGGACCGGGTGCTCGTCGCCGTGGGCCGCCGCCCCGACACCCGCGGCCTCGGGCTCGACGCGGCCGGGGTCGCCACCGACGACCGGGGGTTCGTCGCCGTCGACGCGTACCTGCGCACCAGCAACCCGCGGATCTGGGCGGCCGGGGACGTCACCGGGCACCCGCAGTTCACCCACGTCGCGGGGGTGCACGGATCCACCGCGGCGTCCAACGCGGTGCTGGGTGTGCGCCGCGCCGCCGAGGTCACCGCGGTACCCCGCGTCACGTTCACCTCCCCGGAGGTCGCGTCGGTCGGGGTGCCCGCGGAATCGGACGGCACGACCACCCGCACCCGGCGGCACGACGAGGTCGATCGCGCGATCGCCGAGGGACGCACCGTCGGCTTCACCCGGCTGGTGCTCGACCGGCGCGGCCACATCGTCGGGGCCACCGTCGTCGGCCCGCGGGCGGGAGAGACCCTGGCCGAGCTCACCCTCGCCGTCCACCGGGGCCTGCGGGCCCGGGACCTGGCCGGGGTCATGCACCCCTATCCCACCTGGGGCGACGGCCCGTGGAACGCCGCTGTTGCCGAGGTCCGCGAGCAGCTGGCCGGACCGGTGGCGCGGCGCGCCACACACGCGGCCACCGCGCTGCGCCGCCGCTGGCTGGACCGGGGCGCAGGGTCTCACCGCAGCGCGCGGTAA
- a CDS encoding Crp/Fnr family transcriptional regulator, whose product MELSRWSQALRTARAGSVTADATVRDAAWVARCVGRGTNAPLAPADVAALAATLQPVDLAAGAPLFGASTGSDPGVWIIRSGHVELSVASGRNRVVVGVLRPGDVEGDIPLLLGLALPYAARAVDAVTCLHLRPADFEELLARHPAIARRWLSSVAQRLATSHERLIALLGRPLPAQLAGLLLDEADHDPDGGGVVRLPQRTLAAMLGVARPSLNKILKDFERHGHVEVGYSSVRLLDVAALQRTRSA is encoded by the coding sequence ATGGAGCTCAGCCGGTGGTCCCAGGCGCTGCGGACCGCACGAGCCGGATCAGTGACCGCCGACGCCACCGTCCGCGACGCCGCGTGGGTCGCGCGCTGCGTCGGGCGCGGCACCAACGCGCCGCTCGCCCCGGCCGACGTGGCCGCGTTGGCCGCGACCCTGCAACCGGTCGACCTGGCCGCCGGGGCGCCGCTGTTCGGGGCGTCGACCGGGTCCGACCCCGGGGTGTGGATCATCCGTTCGGGCCACGTCGAGCTCAGCGTCGCCTCCGGCCGCAACCGGGTCGTCGTCGGGGTGCTGCGTCCCGGCGACGTCGAGGGCGACATCCCGCTGCTGCTCGGGCTGGCCCTGCCCTACGCGGCCCGCGCCGTCGACGCCGTCACCTGCCTGCACCTGCGCCCCGCGGACTTCGAGGAGCTGCTCGCCCGGCACCCCGCGATCGCCCGCCGGTGGCTCTCCAGCGTCGCGCAACGCCTCGCGACCAGCCACGAACGGCTCATCGCGCTGCTCGGCAGGCCGCTGCCGGCGCAGCTGGCCGGGCTGCTGCTCGACGAGGCGGACCACGACCCGGACGGCGGCGGGGTCGTCCGGCTGCCTCAGCGCACCCTGGCCGCGATGCTCGGCGTCGCCCGACCCTCGCTCAACAAGATCCTCAAGGACTTCGAGCGGCACGGGCACGTCGAGGTCGGCTACTCCTCGGTGCGGCTGCTCGACGTCGCGGCCCTGCAGCGGACCCGATCAGCCTGA